In one window of Anaerolineae bacterium DNA:
- a CDS encoding exo-alpha-sialidase, whose amino-acid sequence MEHIIVYKDEGAYSCFPGLARRRNGELWLVFRRAGAFSVQAVRLGKYDHVDQGARIAYSRSFDDGRTWTPITILPPSDPECGEQDCSITELHDGTLLINFFRWRVVPEQEKHRLPFPAYHLYDGSWADVEGPWVIRSRDDGRNWEPPARVDSSPLPRAGTADAVLELPDGTLLMGIYGAHYPSRVCTSYVVRSTDGGQTWGNAGLIARDPEERISFEEPALALTPAGHLIAVLRAGEPRNYQYLYRAFSYDGGRTWTELEPTPMWGHPAHVLPLTDGRLLCTYGYRRPPFGVRACLSEDNGRTWDIEHEIILRDDGASRDIGYPSSVQLPDGTILTAYYIHGEDLIRHIAVTRWVAP is encoded by the coding sequence ATGGAACACATCATCGTGTACAAGGATGAAGGAGCCTATTCCTGCTTCCCCGGCCTGGCCCGACGCCGCAACGGCGAGCTGTGGCTGGTCTTCCGCCGCGCCGGCGCCTTCAGCGTGCAGGCCGTGCGTCTGGGGAAATATGACCACGTCGACCAAGGCGCCCGCATCGCCTATTCCCGCTCCTTTGATGACGGGCGCACCTGGACCCCCATCACCATCCTGCCCCCCAGCGATCCGGAATGCGGCGAGCAGGACTGCTCCATCACCGAACTGCACGACGGCACCCTGCTGATCAACTTCTTCCGCTGGCGGGTGGTGCCGGAACAGGAGAAACACCGGCTTCCCTTCCCCGCATATCATCTCTATGACGGCTCCTGGGCGGATGTGGAGGGGCCGTGGGTCATCCGCTCGCGCGATGACGGGAGGAACTGGGAGCCGCCGGCGCGTGTGGACAGCTCTCCTCTGCCGCGCGCCGGTACCGCCGATGCCGTCCTCGAGCTTCCCGACGGCACCCTGCTGATGGGCATCTACGGCGCGCATTATCCCTCGCGGGTCTGCACGTCCTATGTGGTGCGCTCGACAGATGGGGGCCAGACCTGGGGGAATGCCGGCCTCATCGCGCGCGATCCGGAGGAGCGCATCAGCTTCGAGGAGCCGGCGCTGGCGCTGACGCCGGCCGGCCATCTGATCGCCGTCCTGCGCGCCGGCGAGCCGCGCAACTATCAGTACCTCTACCGGGCCTTTTCATACGACGGGGGACGGACCTGGACGGAGCTGGAGCCAACGCCCATGTGGGGGCATCCGGCCCATGTCCTGCCGCTGACCGATGGGCGCCTGCTGTGCACGTACGGCTACCGCCGGCCGCCCTTCGGGGTGCGCGCCTGCCTCAGCGAGGACAACGGCCGCACCTGGGATATCGAGCATGAGATTATCCTGCGGGACGACGGCGCCTCGCGTGACATCGGCTATCCTTCCTCCGTACAGTTGCCCGATGGCACCATCCTCACCGCCTATTACATTCATGGGGAGGACCTGATCCGCCATATCGCCGTCACGCGCTGGGTGGCGCCCTGA